A portion of the Bacillus sp. es.034 genome contains these proteins:
- a CDS encoding VWA domain-containing protein, with protein sequence MKPGTLRQILLITDGCSNQGEDPIAMAALAKEQGISVNVIGVIDNDVIDDNGMQEIEGIALSGGGVSQIVYAQQLSQTVQMVTRKAMTQTLQGVVNKELKQILGKSASMEELPPEQRGEVMEVVDELGESVDMEVLILVDTSASMKHKLPTVKEALLDLSLSLNARMGDNKFSVFVFPGKRQDVEKLLDWTPRLETLTSIFSKLSPGGITPTGPAISEAITHFKKKRSLRGLLSRGDDEQYFEETI encoded by the coding sequence ATGAAGCCAGGTACACTTCGTCAAATTCTTTTAATTACGGATGGTTGCTCGAATCAAGGAGAAGATCCAATTGCGATGGCAGCCCTTGCCAAGGAGCAGGGAATCTCGGTCAATGTAATTGGTGTGATTGACAATGATGTCATAGATGATAATGGAATGCAGGAAATTGAAGGGATTGCTCTATCGGGGGGTGGGGTGAGCCAGATTGTATATGCACAACAGCTTTCTCAAACGGTACAGATGGTCACGCGTAAAGCCATGACACAGACCTTGCAGGGAGTTGTGAATAAAGAGTTGAAACAAATCCTCGGGAAATCCGCCTCCATGGAAGAACTTCCTCCCGAACAGCGTGGAGAAGTTATGGAAGTAGTGGATGAACTGGGTGAATCCGTCGATATGGAAGTGTTGATTCTTGTAGATACGTCTGCAAGTATGAAGCATAAGCTTCCGACGGTTAAAGAAGCGTTGCTGGATCTATCATTAAGCTTAAATGCACGGATGGGTGATAACAAGTTTTCTGTGTTTGTATTTCCCGGGAAACGACAAGATGTCGAAAAATTGCTGGATTGGACACCAAGACTCGAAACACTGACGAGTATTTTCTCTAAATTGTCTCCAGGCGGAATCACTCCAACCGGACCGGCGATCTCCGAAGCCATCACACACTTTAAGAAAAAACGTTCATTAAGGGGATTGCTCTCTCGTGGCGATGATGAACAATACTTCGAAGAAACCATTTAG
- the spoIIE gene encoding stage II sporulation protein E, with product MGKVDQSIIEPVQNVDIEHTRVELSKGIRSIYSKLEWLFVEKGAALFVIGFLLGRALILSHLTPFALPFFASVYIIRREKSPIALMGLLAGALTLSIPSISYTFVSAVLFLLTYRLSQKYHKNNVRVVAFYVFFTVMAAKLGFDYIQQGQALTIYNGVMAVIEASLAFLLTYIFIQSVPLVTVQRRRKSLKTEEVVSLIILLASIMTGTIGWSVYNLSVEHVLSRYLVLLFSFIAGATVGSTVGVVTGLVFSLANVSSFYQMSLLAFSGLLGGLMKEGKKFGAAIGLLIATLLMGMYGDTDTVITKTLYESGVAILLLFLTPQSLTSKIARHIPGTAEYQQDQQGYMRRVRDVTAHRVTQFSSVFQALSNSFQQIEDRFEEEEDKEFDYFLSNVTEKTCQTCFKKDQCWARNFDKTYNLMKDVMTEYDQGRVPLSPKLAREVEKHCTREKKLKDTIYQELTFYQANLKLKKQVQESRKLVADQLLGVSEVMGNFAKEIQRERENHHIQEEQILASIGEFGIEIENIEIYNLEQGNVDIDMTMPYCGGHGQGEKLIAPMLSDILGENIVVQKEECAQFPNGQCHVTFQSAKKFVVDTGASHAAKGGGLVSGDSYSMIELGRGKYAVAISDGMGNGERAHYESNETLRLLKKILESGIEEEVAIKSINSILSLRTNDEIFSTLDLAMIDLQNASSRFLKIGSTPSFIKRGDKILKVEASNLPMGMLQQDFDVDVVSEQLKAGDLLIMMSDGAFEGPKHVENYDLWMKRKIKELETDDPQEVADILMEEVIRSSSGLIEDDMTIVVSKIKHNIPKWSSIPMQKTKAKDKIS from the coding sequence ATGGGGAAAGTCGATCAGTCGATCATCGAACCAGTTCAGAACGTAGACATTGAACACACGAGGGTGGAACTGTCCAAGGGGATCCGGTCCATTTATTCAAAGCTTGAGTGGTTATTCGTAGAAAAGGGGGCTGCTCTATTCGTTATCGGGTTTCTCCTCGGAAGAGCTTTAATCCTTTCACATCTGACACCTTTTGCTCTGCCATTCTTTGCGTCGGTTTATATCATCCGGAGGGAGAAGTCACCGATCGCACTCATGGGGTTGCTGGCAGGAGCGCTCACCTTATCCATTCCTAGTATCAGTTATACGTTTGTCAGTGCGGTATTATTCCTGTTAACGTATCGATTATCGCAGAAATATCACAAGAATAATGTGAGGGTTGTTGCCTTCTATGTGTTCTTTACGGTGATGGCTGCAAAGCTTGGATTCGATTATATCCAACAGGGACAGGCCTTGACGATCTACAACGGGGTCATGGCGGTAATTGAAGCAAGCCTGGCGTTTCTCTTAACCTATATCTTCATCCAGAGCGTCCCCCTTGTCACGGTTCAGCGCAGAAGGAAATCACTGAAAACAGAAGAAGTAGTGAGCTTGATCATCCTTCTGGCCTCGATCATGACGGGAACGATCGGATGGTCAGTATACAATCTGTCTGTAGAACATGTGTTATCAAGATATCTGGTACTGCTGTTTTCCTTTATTGCAGGGGCCACAGTGGGATCGACGGTAGGGGTCGTGACTGGCCTCGTCTTCAGTTTAGCCAACGTTTCAAGCTTTTATCAAATGAGCTTGCTTGCTTTTTCGGGACTTCTGGGCGGACTCATGAAAGAAGGGAAGAAATTCGGAGCGGCAATCGGTTTGTTAATTGCTACATTACTAATGGGCATGTACGGGGATACGGATACAGTTATTACGAAAACTCTTTATGAATCGGGGGTAGCGATATTACTTCTATTTCTCACCCCTCAAAGTTTAACCTCTAAAATTGCGAGGCACATACCGGGGACAGCTGAATATCAGCAGGACCAACAAGGGTATATGCGCCGGGTGAGGGATGTGACCGCTCACCGGGTCACCCAATTCTCGTCAGTGTTCCAGGCTCTTTCGAACAGCTTTCAACAAATAGAAGACCGGTTTGAAGAGGAGGAAGATAAAGAGTTTGACTATTTTCTCAGCAATGTCACCGAGAAGACGTGTCAAACCTGCTTTAAGAAGGATCAGTGCTGGGCGCGGAATTTTGATAAAACCTATAATCTCATGAAAGATGTGATGACTGAGTACGATCAGGGAAGGGTGCCCCTTTCCCCGAAACTTGCAAGAGAAGTAGAGAAGCATTGTACGAGAGAAAAGAAGCTGAAGGATACGATCTATCAGGAGCTCACTTTCTATCAGGCCAATCTGAAATTGAAGAAACAGGTTCAGGAAAGCAGGAAGCTTGTGGCTGACCAGTTGCTTGGTGTATCTGAAGTCATGGGGAATTTCGCGAAAGAAATCCAGAGAGAAAGGGAGAATCATCATATTCAGGAAGAGCAGATCCTGGCAAGTATCGGAGAGTTCGGGATCGAGATCGAAAACATTGAAATCTATAATCTGGAGCAGGGAAATGTCGATATTGATATGACCATGCCTTATTGCGGAGGTCACGGACAGGGGGAAAAGCTCATCGCTCCCATGTTATCGGATATTCTAGGTGAAAACATCGTCGTACAAAAGGAGGAGTGCGCTCAATTTCCGAATGGTCAGTGTCATGTAACCTTTCAATCTGCAAAGAAATTTGTCGTCGATACAGGTGCATCCCATGCAGCAAAAGGAGGAGGACTGGTTTCAGGAGATAGTTACTCCATGATTGAATTGGGAAGGGGGAAGTATGCCGTTGCGATCAGTGACGGGATGGGGAACGGTGAACGGGCCCATTACGAAAGCAATGAAACACTGAGACTATTGAAAAAGATCCTCGAGTCGGGGATCGAAGAAGAGGTGGCGATCAAGTCCATCAATTCGATTCTCTCCCTCAGAACGAATGATGAAATTTTCTCCACACTGGATTTAGCCATGATCGACCTGCAAAATGCGTCTTCGAGGTTCTTAAAAATAGGTTCGACCCCAAGCTTCATTAAGCGGGGAGATAAAATCCTCAAGGTGGAAGCCAGTAACTTACCGATGGGGATGCTTCAGCAGGACTTCGATGTCGATGTCGTCTCGGAACAATTGAAAGCAGGAGATCTTCTTATCATGATGAGTGACGGTGCCTTTGAGGGGCCGAAGCATGTGGAAAATTATGATCTGTGGATGAAGAGAAAAATAAAGGAACTCGAAACCGATGATCCACAGGAAGTGGCAGACATTCTAATGGAGGAGGTAATCCGGTCGAGCTCCGGATTAATAGAAGATGATATGACCATCGTGGTGTCGAAAATCAAGCATAACATACCGAAGTGGTCATCCATCCCTATGCAAAAAACGAAGGCGAAAGATAAAATTTCCTAG
- a CDS encoding DinB family protein: MKCEQIIDHYESFKMWLEELKLLSEVEWLMPMEEDKWSIAANIAHIIKWDQYSLQEILPHVGERAELPPFPDFEKFNGEAEDYAHRVVNQEDLIEEGIRTRDLMITYVKNVAEDDFGQSFKVGDQSFTLEEFFEDFIGHDKHHLEQIEELVSAEKV, from the coding sequence ATGAAATGCGAACAGATTATCGATCATTATGAGTCATTTAAGATGTGGTTGGAGGAACTGAAGCTGCTAAGTGAAGTTGAATGGTTAATGCCCATGGAGGAAGATAAATGGTCGATCGCTGCCAATATAGCCCATATCATTAAATGGGATCAATATTCTTTACAGGAGATTCTCCCTCATGTTGGAGAACGAGCAGAACTCCCACCCTTTCCTGATTTTGAGAAATTTAATGGAGAAGCAGAAGATTATGCCCATCGCGTAGTGAACCAGGAAGATTTAATCGAAGAAGGGATCAGAACAAGGGATCTGATGATCACTTATGTAAAAAACGTAGCGGAAGATGATTTCGGGCAATCGTTCAAAGTCGGGGATCAAAGCTTCACCCTGGAAGAATTTTTTGAAGACTTCATCGGTCATGATAAGCACCACCTAGAGCAGATCGAAGAATTGGTATCTGCCGAAAAGGTTTGA
- a CDS encoding S1 domain-containing RNA-binding protein: MSIEVGSKLQGKVTGITNFGAFVELSEGSTGLVHISEVADNYVKDINEHLKVGDEVTVKVINVEKDGKIGLSIRKAKDQPQRPQRPQRPQRPRSNNKPSDTRTKESFEQKMARFLKDSEDRLSSLKKNTESRRGGKGAKKG, encoded by the coding sequence ATGTCAATCGAAGTAGGCAGCAAGTTACAGGGTAAGGTAACAGGTATTACAAATTTTGGAGCGTTCGTGGAATTATCGGAAGGTTCAACTGGTTTAGTTCACATTAGTGAAGTTGCAGACAACTATGTTAAGGATATTAACGAACACCTTAAAGTCGGCGACGAAGTAACGGTTAAAGTTATTAATGTTGAGAAAGATGGAAAGATCGGTTTATCCATCCGTAAAGCGAAAGATCAACCACAACGCCCGCAGCGCCCTCAGCGTCCTCAGCGCCCGCGTAGTAATAATAAACCGAGCGACACTCGTACTAAAGAAAGTTTCGAACAAAAGATGGCACGTTTCTTGAAAGACAGTGAAGATCGTTTATCATCTTTAAAGAAAAATACCGAGTCTCGTCGTGGTGGAAAAGGGGCGAAAAAAGGTTAA
- a CDS encoding septum formation initiator family protein has translation MRKNVTPMENEYVRHQEHMHKSSSKRKKRLVRRLAVFFVLVLAISGFLISTLISRAQVLEDKQTEKAQLEKKLEDLKDKQSALEEEIVKLNDDEYIAKLARRDYFLSDEGEIIFNIPEPDKEKEEEVSY, from the coding sequence ATGAGAAAAAACGTGACACCAATGGAAAATGAATATGTCCGCCATCAGGAGCATATGCATAAATCTTCTTCTAAGAGAAAAAAGCGTTTGGTCCGTCGATTAGCAGTTTTCTTTGTTTTAGTGTTGGCAATTAGTGGATTTTTAATCTCGACCCTCATTTCCAGAGCCCAGGTTTTAGAAGATAAACAAACGGAAAAAGCACAATTGGAAAAAAAGTTAGAAGACCTGAAAGATAAGCAATCAGCCTTGGAAGAAGAGATTGTGAAGCTTAACGATGATGAATATATAGCCAAACTCGCGCGCCGGGATTACTTTTTATCAGATGAAGGTGAGATTATTTTCAACATACCTGAACCAGATAAAGAGAAAGAAGAAGAGGTGTCTTATTGA